The following DNA comes from Gordonia zhaorongruii.
CGCCGGTACTCAGCAGCACGTCGTCACGCTTGGCGAGCATGACCGGCTTGATCTGCAGGTTGCCGTACCGCTCCTGCGTCGCGACTACGGCGTAGAGCAGAGTGTACTCCTCGGTGTAGAGCCGTCCCCAGTGCCACTTCTCGATCACCTTGGGCATGGCGCCGATGCCCCAGTTGTGGTCGGCGTACCCGCGGCCGGTGACGTCCCAGTCGTCGTCGCCGAGCCTCATGCGGCCCGAGACCGATGCGCGGGGTGCTCCGACGCACCACCCGAAGACGCCTCCGTCGCCGAAGTGCGTCTCGCCGCGACCCGGCATCCACGGCGCGAGCTCGTTCCGGAACTCCAGATCGAGCCGCACGTCGTCCTCGTCGAAGACGATGCGATAGCGCGGGAGGTCACCGTCATCGACGATGACCTGCGCCGCGTTGGGGCCGATCCGGACGTTGACCTCGTCGGTCGAGAAATGCGCGGCCCGCGCCGGATAGCGCTGCGCCAGCTGACGTCGGGTCCCGTCCGGTCGGTAGATGATCACCTCCACCCACGGCCTGGCCAGCGGCGGGTCCTCAGGCCTGCGCTTCACCAGGAATCCGACCACCGTGTAGCCGTTGTCCAGGTGCGCGTCGAAGTACCAGTGCTCGAATGCGCTGCGGTCGGGCCGGTCGTGAAGAGCGTTGTGCTCGGGCAGCACGGTGGTCAGGGTCCCGTCGTGGCGACCCGGCCCGTTCCAGGCCTCGACGACGTCGACTGTCATTGCGCCTCGATTTTCATGTCGTCTCCGTGTTCGTTGCTTCTCAGATGATTCCGGCTTCACTCAGTTCGGTGATCCGTTCCGGTGCGAGCCCCAGTAGCTGCGTGTAGATCTCGGTGTTGTGGTGCCCGGGTTCGGGCGAGCCCGCAGAGCGGACTGAGCCTGGGGTCTCCGAGAGTTTCGGCACCACGCCCGGGCCGAGCACGTCGCGCCCCAGCCGTTCGTCGTGGTGCGGAACCAGCATGTCGCGGTCGCGGAACTGCTCGTTCTCTGCGACCTGCGCGATGTTGTTGACCGGTCCGGCGACCACCCCCGCGTCGCCGAGGAGTTCGATGACGTCGTCGGAGTCCCGATGGCGCACCCACTCCCCGATCACGTCGTCGAGCATGTTCTCGTGCCTGCCACGGGCGACGTGGTCCCGTGTCCGCGGATCGTCGATCAGGTCCTCGCGGCCGATCGCCGTGCACAACCGCCGGAACACGGTGTCCTGATTCGCGGCGATGATGACCCATCGCCGGTCCCGGGCACGGTAGAGGTTCGACGGCGCGATACCGCTCAGTCGTGTGCCCGACGGTTCACGGATGACGCCGGCCAGGTCGTAGTCGGGGATCGTCGACTCCATCATCGCCAGGCACGCCTCGGTGAGCGCTACGTCGACCACCTGTCCACGGCCGGTGCGGTGGCGGGCGTGGACCGCGGCCAGTACACCCTGCACTGCGAACATCCCGGCGAGCGAGTCCCCGATCGACAGCGACATGCGCGGGGCCGGGCCTCCGGGGAACCCGTTGATGTAGCGAAGCCCGCTGACGCCCTCGGCGACGGAGGCGTATCCGGCCTTGTGCGCGTCCGGTCCCGTCTGTCCGTAGCCGGACACCCGCGCCATGATGATGCCCGGGTTGTGCTCGCGCATCGTCTCGTAACCGACACCCCATTTCTCAAGGGTGCCGGGACGGAAGTTCTCGACGACGATGTCGCTGACCGCGATCAGGTCCAACAGGATCTCGCGGCCCTGCTCCTCACGCAGATTCAGGCTGATCGACCGCTTGTTCCGCGCGTGCACCGTCCAGAAGGCGTGCTCGCCGTCGACCGCCGCCTGGCCCCAGGTGCGCAGCGGATCCGCGCGACCCGGCGCCTCGACCTTGATCACGTCGGCGCCCAGATCGCCGAGGAGCCTTCCCGCGAACGGTCCGGCGATCAGTGACCCGAGTTCGACGACGCGCAGGTCGGCGAGGGCCCCGGTCGAGTTGTCGGAATTTTCAGAGTCCACGTGACGACCTACTTCCGTTGTGCCACAACGCCGTAACCGCAACGC
Coding sequences within:
- a CDS encoding CaiB/BaiF CoA transferase family protein, with translation MDSENSDNSTGALADLRVVELGSLIAGPFAGRLLGDLGADVIKVEAPGRADPLRTWGQAAVDGEHAFWTVHARNKRSISLNLREEQGREILLDLIAVSDIVVENFRPGTLEKWGVGYETMREHNPGIIMARVSGYGQTGPDAHKAGYASVAEGVSGLRYINGFPGGPAPRMSLSIGDSLAGMFAVQGVLAAVHARHRTGRGQVVDVALTEACLAMMESTIPDYDLAGVIREPSGTRLSGIAPSNLYRARDRRWVIIAANQDTVFRRLCTAIGREDLIDDPRTRDHVARGRHENMLDDVIGEWVRHRDSDDVIELLGDAGVVAGPVNNIAQVAENEQFRDRDMLVPHHDERLGRDVLGPGVVPKLSETPGSVRSAGSPEPGHHNTEIYTQLLGLAPERITELSEAGII
- a CDS encoding lipocalin-like domain-containing protein, whose product is MTVDVVEAWNGPGRHDGTLTTVLPEHNALHDRPDRSAFEHWYFDAHLDNGYTVVGFLVKRRPEDPPLARPWVEVIIYRPDGTRRQLAQRYPARAAHFSTDEVNVRIGPNAAQVIVDDGDLPRYRIVFDEDDVRLDLEFRNELAPWMPGRGETHFGDGGVFGWCVGAPRASVSGRMRLGDDDWDVTGRGYADHNWGIGAMPKVIEKWHWGRLYTEEYTLLYAVVATQERYGNLQIKPVMLAKRDDVLLSTGEVTFSEGATEYADVAGRTYPTSIALDCPGRFSLTLEVRQVLHAQALLEDIPIVGSTLMRPITDKLIGRPGYFRFRSDFTLSVVDQEDGSVDTVAGSTLHELVALR